The Deltaproteobacteria bacterium genome contains a region encoding:
- the had gene encoding 6-hydroxycyclohex-1-ene-1-carbonyl-CoA dehydrogenase, whose amino-acid sequence MSGSPDTIHTWQMVRPWGKDKKTGEKIPGIMELTQIPVPELGEDEVLVEVAGCGVCHTDLGYFYDGVPTVNNPPLTLGHEISGTVVAGNFDLIGKQVLIPAVMPCGQCEICKKHRGNRCLKQRMPGNSHDIYGGFSSHVPVPAEGLCVIEDTQGTPLSHYAVIADAATTPYQAAMRAGVTDGDVAVVIGAGGGIGVYMVQIAKALGAGTVIGLERDEEKLARSLKYGADFVINTADKDLQAIRNEFKELCKVNGVQAGFGLRIFECSGTQIGQQMGLTLLTFVSKLVIIGFGLHSSEFMFSRLMAFDAEIIGTWACLPEYYPKVLELVQAGKVQIEPFLETRPMSQIAQVFEDQHAGKFTGGNTKEYAEYYSKRPNEYGEYMDLFNGMVDAILNCKKPTICRVNGMRVAGGQEIGMACDLTVASDLAIFGQAGPRHGSAPDGGSSDFLPWMLSIEDAMWNCISCELWSAYKMKFKGLISKVTPILRKDGQLYRNPQVITDTFVEDGDIVYGEFKVRDDELKEAKEFIKTCEIDFSLLDKEVSNIIWSFTNLFPGCLIKSIDSIRAKKKFFWDQMKLPNRHWLAANMMGEAFLGFNAFNTKKITGQDTIDFVRLRQKIANGDLFDDDFFEEALGKPQK is encoded by the coding sequence ATGTCAGGCTCACCAGATACGATCCATACCTGGCAAATGGTCCGGCCGTGGGGAAAGGATAAGAAAACCGGGGAGAAGATTCCCGGTATTATGGAATTAACACAGATTCCCGTCCCGGAGCTTGGGGAGGACGAGGTCCTGGTTGAAGTCGCAGGTTGTGGTGTGTGCCATACGGACCTAGGATACTTTTACGACGGGGTGCCCACGGTTAACAATCCCCCCCTGACTCTGGGACACGAGATAAGCGGCACGGTGGTTGCGGGAAACTTCGACCTCATCGGAAAGCAGGTTCTCATACCTGCGGTCATGCCTTGCGGCCAATGTGAAATCTGTAAGAAGCACCGCGGCAATCGCTGCCTGAAACAGAGGATGCCAGGCAATTCCCATGACATCTATGGCGGTTTCTCATCCCATGTGCCCGTACCTGCCGAGGGCCTTTGTGTAATCGAAGACACCCAGGGAACGCCCCTGTCTCACTATGCTGTCATCGCCGATGCGGCCACGACCCCGTATCAGGCCGCGATGCGCGCCGGCGTCACCGATGGCGACGTGGCGGTTGTCATCGGAGCGGGAGGCGGCATCGGGGTATACATGGTGCAGATTGCCAAGGCTCTGGGAGCCGGGACCGTCATCGGGCTGGAGCGGGACGAGGAAAAACTGGCAAGAAGCCTCAAATATGGTGCGGACTTCGTCATCAATACGGCGGACAAGGATCTCCAAGCCATTCGCAACGAATTTAAGGAACTCTGCAAAGTAAACGGCGTTCAGGCCGGATTCGGATTGAGAATATTCGAATGCAGCGGCACGCAGATCGGTCAGCAAATGGGCCTTACCCTCCTGACCTTTGTGAGCAAACTGGTGATCATCGGCTTCGGTCTGCATTCGAGCGAATTTATGTTCAGTCGCCTCATGGCCTTTGACGCGGAAATCATAGGCACCTGGGCTTGCTTGCCCGAATACTATCCCAAGGTGTTGGAACTGGTGCAAGCGGGCAAGGTGCAAATCGAGCCCTTTCTGGAAACCCGTCCCATGAGCCAAATCGCCCAGGTTTTCGAAGATCAGCATGCCGGCAAATTCACCGGCGGAAACACCAAGGAGTATGCCGAGTACTACAGCAAGCGCCCCAACGAATACGGTGAATACATGGACCTGTTCAATGGCATGGTGGACGCCATCCTGAATTGCAAGAAACCCACCATCTGCAGGGTCAACGGCATGAGGGTCGCCGGCGGTCAGGAAATCGGCATGGCCTGCGACCTGACCGTTGCGTCCGACCTAGCCATTTTCGGCCAGGCCGGTCCGCGCCATGGGTCCGCTCCCGATGGAGGATCGTCGGATTTTCTGCCATGGATGCTATCCATAGAAGACGCCATGTGGAATTGCATTTCGTGCGAGCTTTGGTCCGCCTACAAAATGAAGTTCAAGGGGCTGATTTCCAAGGTAACGCCCATCCTCCGGAAGGATGGTCAGCTATACCGAAACCCACAGGTGATTACCGATACGTTTGTCGAAGACGGAGACATCGTCTACGGGGAGTTCAAAGTGCGTGATGACGAGCTGAAAGAGGCGAAGGAGTTCATCAAAACGTGCGAAATCGATTTCTCCCTGCTGGATAAGGAAGTGAGCAACATCATTTGGTCATTCACCAACCTGTTTCCCGGATGCCTGATCAAGTCCATAGACAGCATCAGGGCCAAGAAGAAGTTCTTTTGGGACCAGATGAAATTGCCCAACCGCCACTGGTTGGCCGCCAACATGATGGGAGAAGCCTTCCTTGGCTTCAACGCGTTCAACACCAAAAAGATCACGGGTCAGGACACCATCGATTTCGTCAGGCTTCGTCAGAAGATCGCGAATGGGGATCTATTTGACGATGACTTCTTCGAGGAGGCTTTGGGAAAGCCGCAAAAATAG
- a CDS encoding enoyl-CoA hydratase/isomerase family protein, producing the protein MSYQHILTASNHGVATIILNRPPLNVLNIEMMNEINRELDRLMGEPPTLLVFRAEGKAFSAGVDVGEHVGDLMPKMIDAFHGIFRRMDALGAPSIAAVQGSALGGGCELAVYCDMVIASERAKIGQPEIKVGVFPPIAALILPRIIGRKKAMEFILSGDTWSAEEAQCAGMINHVAPADDFDTEVQSYIGRFVGNSAVVMKLTRESALCGLQDDPGAGLDRIEKLYMEKLMKTHDANEGLESFLGKRPPAWKDR; encoded by the coding sequence ATGAGTTACCAGCATATTTTGACCGCTTCAAATCACGGCGTAGCCACGATTATCCTCAATCGCCCCCCCCTAAACGTTCTGAACATCGAGATGATGAACGAAATCAACCGGGAACTGGACAGGCTAATGGGCGAACCTCCCACGCTGCTGGTGTTCCGTGCCGAAGGGAAAGCTTTTTCAGCAGGGGTAGATGTGGGCGAGCACGTGGGAGACCTGATGCCCAAAATGATCGACGCGTTTCATGGCATATTCCGACGCATGGATGCACTCGGCGCTCCGAGCATAGCCGCCGTGCAGGGATCCGCCCTGGGCGGCGGATGCGAACTGGCGGTCTACTGCGATATGGTCATTGCTTCAGAGCGGGCCAAAATCGGCCAGCCTGAGATCAAAGTCGGCGTGTTCCCACCCATCGCGGCGCTGATTTTGCCGCGTATTATCGGGAGGAAAAAGGCGATGGAATTCATTCTGAGCGGTGATACCTGGTCCGCTGAAGAAGCTCAATGCGCGGGCATGATCAACCACGTTGCGCCGGCTGATGATTTCGACACCGAAGTGCAGTCCTATATCGGAAGGTTTGTGGGAAACAGCGCCGTTGTGATGAAGCTCACTCGGGAAAGCGCGCTGTGCGGCCTTCAGGATGATCCGGGTGCGGGGCTCGATCGCATAGAAAAGTTGTACATGGAAAAACTCATGAAGACACACGACGCCAACGAAGGGTTGGAGTCCTTCTTAGGCAAGCGCCCACCAGCTTGGAAAGACAGGTAA